TCCACACAACATTGATTCTTGAGTCATTATTTGTAACTAGAACCGGCCACCTTTCCTGATATCGAGTGCTTTTCCTTCAAGCTTGTACTCGATAAAGAATCAGAGTTACTTGATTGGCTCTCAGACAAACCTGGTCTCATCCAAATTTTTATGTGGCCCTCCCGGCAAACTGTAAGAACAGATTCCTGAGTGAATATTAGACCAGAGAGAGGTTCTGTGTGGACACGATGAGCTACCAGGGGAGAGAGCTTTGGAACGTCTCGCATGCTCGGAGCAGGTTGCAAGGTGCCGACAGGGCAAGCGTTGTCCCAGTGAGACGACTGACTTCCAGTGCTGAAAGTAGGAGAGCCGCCAGGGGCACGACGAACTGGCACTACGAGCTCCTCCATTTCTAGATCCCATAAGAGCAATTGTGTGTCCTGCATAACATTTAAGTTATTAAATGACATAACACAAAGGCTGAAAAGCATAagccacacaaatttttgtattgagtttatccaaaaattatcacattCTGAAGCAATGTAAGCTATTGGGCTGGTAATGTCTTAAACAATGAACTGTATTGATTTACATCATCCAAAGATCAAAACAGAATGTATATACAAATTTCCAAGGAGGAGATATTTTACTGAAAGGTCCATGTTTTTTCCCAATAGAGGAATATGCAAACAAGGAAAAGGTTTTTCTCAGACCAGAAGATTATTAAGGAAGTCAAATGAAAATCCATCCATGTCAAGGCCAACTGTATAAACATCATAGTACGAGGAGCAAAAAGATGAGTAAAACTAATCCTGGTGAAGGTCAAGGATTAGCCCCTTTATTGGCCCTAGGTTATTCAAAAACCCATTTCCATTTCAAACCTGAAATGAGACAAATGCCTTGGAAGACTTAAaaggggataatttgattGGGTGATGGCTTGTTATTAGTTTGATCTTGAGCTTAAAGAAGAAACCAAAGAGCTACAAATATTAGATGGCGCAGAAGAATGAACACTTGTGATTCAGGTTGAACagccaaataaatttattggacTTTGACATGGTTCAGGTACCTGGCCAACAGAACCAAAGCGATAAACGACATTTTCACCCACACCATCTGAACTTGGAGCATTCCAGTATGAATCAAACGCCACTCCACTAACCTGCCATCATGAAGCACAAGATGAGTAAAAAGGACATCAATTACTACATGAGAAACTAAACAGCAACAACCAGGTGTCTATGCTGTTTGGGTTCTGCTATGAGTATCATACGTCGAATTCTGTGGGTAAATATTGGATCTATCACACATTTAAAGTCAAGGGCACACAAGAAATTATTCCTCCCTACAATCGTATACTTTAGTTCAAACTTTAAATTGGTATGGAATTCTTCAGAAGGAAATCTAACTTCTGATACTTCACGGCGGAAATCATGGTCAAGAAGCCTAGTTAATTGCAACAAGCAATTTCTTTAGAAAGcaaaacaatttatttaataatagcTGGTAGCTCACCCATGAGTTGTGTCCCTCACCCCATGCTacaatctttctttcttccatACTCCAGACTTGAACAAGGTCATCCTCACCTCCAGTCAAGATGTATTTTCCATCCATGCTGTTGTTTCACTTGCCGTTAGTTACACCATATTCTTACAACATCATTATCAACTACATAATTTAACTGTGGGAACAATCTTTTGAGAGAACAAAAACCTCTGCATatagaaagaaagcaaaaagaaCTTCAATTTCCGGACAGAAAATTTAGTAACTCACCTCCAAGCACAACACAAAAGAGCACCATAATAGCTTTTTCCACCACATATAAGCTGTTCATTTTTGTAATCAAAGACTCGCAAGTAACCTGcattatcaatttaaatggAGATGGAGAAACATACGGAGGAAAATGAAAactaacaagaaaaaaacaaaatattgaaaggAGAACAAATTATGGCAATACCATCCCTTCCTACAGTTGCTATATAAGCACCATCTGCTGAAAAAGCAATGCCATTTATTGAACCTTGGCATATGTGCCATCTAGCAACTGGATTCTGCATAGAACCATGTGATGTTAAACAAAGAGTGATTTAGACTATGGAGGTTTTACTAAAGagcagaagaagagagaagttATGGTTCAACAATGTTAAAACAAGTCTCACGGGTTGCAGTTGTTACCAAAATGAACTCTCTTGGTAACAAACAAGCCAAAACCAAGTCCTAAAACATACAAATTACATGCAGTTCCAAAACTTAGAGTGCAAAATGCTCCAGACACCAATATATCATGCATTTGCAGTCATAAAGATAAGACGATTTCAGCAAGAACAACAGTAATAGCAGTCTATGACCAAGAATGACTTGGTGCTGGAAAGCAAACTAGCTGCTGCAGTATGAACAATCCCAGAACAAAATCTCCACTCTATGTCTCTCTGAATGTGGACTAACCACTGATTTCTAGGTCTGtctttaatgaaaaataaaaatgtggcACATGATATCCTTGTGAAACCAactaaagaataaaaattcaatacataAGTTGATACAAAGAGATTGCACCGAAAACCAACCAATTCTCTAAGAATCCTAGACAATATAGCCCCTAATGACTAAGTTCTCAATGGACTGAGGCTTTAATGAGTCTGTATTATCATTAAGTCGCAACTCCCTCAACTTATTGATGCATAGAACCAAATTTGGTAAATATTGGTAagaacttttttatatttgaaacgCCAAAGCATTCCATAATCtgtcaaataatgaaaaacttTATAAACAATAGTTCTAACATCTCCAATTTGGTTAATACAAAAGCTGATAAAGGTTTACTAACAATAATGTGATTCAAAACTGCTGAAGAAGAGCATAAGAAATACCATAAGCTTGTGTCCTTCCCACCCAATAACAAGGTTACTAAAAGTCCCTACTAAAAAATAGTGTCATGAAAATCTACTCCATAATGTTCCCAAAACAGATCGATAATTAGCAATACCTTACTGTAGCGTGCATGTGATACAGAAAATTGTGTTTGATCCTTGATCACTGGGAATGAAGGATCACCAGAACCATCTTTATTCTGAAATAAAAGAGGGACCAATTTAAAACTAAGGAATTAAGAGGATCCCAATTGTTTCATTCCAAATAAACTTCAAAACTTGccttttcatatatatacatattccCATCCGCATGAGCAACTACGAATGAGCCATCACCATTGGGAATCCATGCAACACAAGTACAACGACTGTTGAAAGGAAATAGATTAATCTATCAGATAAAAAGTCACAGATAAACCCATTTTCTCATTGACAATGGCATGGTTTGAAGCTACAAAAGTTCAATTATTTGCAGAAAATGATCCATTTATCACCACCAAGGACAATCAAAATCACCAAGATTTTGttaatcaaattttcttaGGAAAATATTGGAAGCAACATCCTTAAAGAAATCATGTTCTGTTATTATCCAAACAAGAGATGTCACCAAAGATGAGACATCTATATAAAAAGCATGAAAACTTCTGAAGAGAAGCAAAACTAAAGAGTCAATTTCTTACCTATTGTTAACCGAACCATCTTTATTATAATGTTGAGCAGCAACAAGCTTCTTCCCAACATCTTGCAATTGCTGTCTCAGAGATACGGAATAAACTACAAAACACAGAAACCAAAATATACTGAGTAGAAAttgtaaattacaaatataatccTACCAAAAATTCTGAGAGAAATGGCATACCATCTCCAGAGTTCAAACCAATAAGCAAATCATGTCCATCTTTTGCGTCAGGATCATATGCGTGGCAAACAGGATTCGAATTACTAAAATGTATAGACTTTATAGGATCCTATGCAGCACAACAAACCTCtttaaatcaattcaattatgaatctcaaaataaaaagcaaaGTGCAAATAACCACAAAAGTACCTTATCCTGAGAATTTAAGTCACTCACGAAAATTGCATCACCGACGTTGAACACCAAGTAAGTTCCTTTTCCATCAAAGTTCAGATTACCAACCATATTACTCGTACTTGAAGCCCCTAATGATCCTATTCTAGTAGTGTTGCCACTCATTGGCTTACTTCCACCATTCCCTCCAACGAAACTAAGTGCCCTACTCCCATTACCCCCACCCAATAACCTCGCTGCTGCTGACCTCACACCACTGCTTACACCCAAACTTGATGATGATTGTGATGGTGCCTGCATTGGCTTATCCTTAAGATGAGCCAGCGTCACCTGATTCAGAAGATTAATGACATTATTCTAGAATCGGTCAaaagtttgattatttttaaatctgtTCTTCCAAGCAGAATTACATAATTCCAATGCTTGACAAATGGCACTCAAAATAAGAAACTCTCAAATCCAGATGCTTTAACTATTAATTGATTTCAGTCATGCACCGGAACATGACTTAAATCAGTAGCACAGCAAGTATGAAGCGGAATTTAATAAACAGAAGCAAAAGACTTACCTGAAAAGGTCACATTTATAATCCTATCCTCTTCATGTAAAAAACCAACATGTCACGGTTACAAAAGGGCACAAACTTTTCTCgctaattttctaaattggaaacaaaagaaaaagagaaagccAAAGTTGCAAAGATGAATGTCCATCATGCATATACTGACCTCCTCCAAACGCCACACAGTTATCAAATAGACACATTAGACAGACAACCATCCAACTAAACTCAAAATCCGCAAATTGGCAAACATGTCATTCCAAAAACCCAACCTTTTACCCAATACACTAGCAAAAAGTCAGAACTAACAATGGACCATCCCCAAAATCTAATCTCTTCACACTACAGGCAGCAGACGATCAAATTAACAAACGGAACATTCTGGGAAATCTTGAACGACTGATTGccaataaaaaatgcaaacttCCCATAAACGTGCCAAAAATagcaaaaggaagaaagataagaagaaaaaaaataagccCTAGAAAAAGAGGAGAAATTGACCAACCTGAGTCACAGTTTTGCCATGGGCATAGTGAAGAAGGCCGGCGGGGTGAGTCTTCTCATACTGAAGCTTATATTTTCCCTCTGGGGTCTTGAAATACGTCTTCAAACCCGGCGGGGCCTGCGCGTTGTTCCCAGACGCCGATGCAGAGGACATCATATTATTACTCGCCGCACTGTTCATCATCTCTTCCCACAAATAAATCCCAAAAATCTCGATAGTAACTATATAAGTCAAAATCTTGACAAGATCATGCACTGGGAAGGAGGGAGGGttctttttcccaaaaataaaaaaaagtaaaatctGGGTTGTGCGTGAATGAGAGTTTGTGCGCGTGTGTATTAAGGAGGGttcttttacctttttgtttttccgtTAATTTCTGTGGTCTCTGAGAGGGAGTCTTGATAGGGACTGTTTGTGCCGAGTTTACTGAGTGAAAAAAGCCCTCAAACAGAGCATGCCAGATTTTTAATTGTGTATTTGACTTTTGTTTGATTCGAAGCCTCTACTCTGTGTTTTTTTCTTGCTAAAccttgcttcttttttttcagaaaagaaaaaatcaataattatactatcgaattttaatatataaattaatatttttactaataattaatatgcaaataaataaatctaccATTTAAGTTTGGAATTTTAGGTTTGGGCTTCAGGAAGGTTTTTGTCATTTGCAAAacagaagatgatgatgaaaaagaAGCAGCAGTAGCATACATGTAGATCATGCCCTCCATCCACCCACTGTGATGCAATTCCAAGGAGACATGACTTTGGCCTAgtcaaattatcaattatatcaactctctttatttatttttattttgtatctgAAAAACACCACTAACATGCATTTTCTTCAAACCCATAAGTTATAACCAACTTttcacaaataataataataataacagttCCCCTAAATaacttttcaagaaatacAAGAATTAACAGCTTATAAGAAGTTCATTAAAACCCAAATAAATGAGGCCAATAGAACCTAAACTAAAAAGCCGAATGCGGTAAGAGGAAGATGTGGGCTGAATCTGTTATATGGCCTTTGCCCAATCAGACTAGACTGATCTAGTATTTGAGAAATATGTA
The nucleotide sequence above comes from Sesamum indicum cultivar Zhongzhi No. 13 linkage group LG11, S_indicum_v1.0, whole genome shotgun sequence. Encoded proteins:
- the LOC105174318 gene encoding dystrophia myotonica WD repeat-containing protein, whose protein sequence is MMNSAASNNMMSSASASGNNAQAPPGLKTYFKTPEGKYKLQYEKTHPAGLLHYAHGKTVTQVTLAHLKDKPMQAPSQSSSSLGVSSGVRSAAARLLGGGNGSRALSFVGGNGGSKPMSGNTTRIGSLGASSTSNMVGNLNFDGKGTYLVFNVGDAIFVSDLNSQDKDPIKSIHFSNSNPVCHAYDPDAKDGHDLLIGLNSGDVYSVSLRQQLQDVGKKLVAAQHYNKDGSVNNSRCTCVAWIPNGDGSFVVAHADGNMYIYEKNKDGSGDPSFPVIKDQTQFSVSHARYSKNPVARWHICQGSINGIAFSADGAYIATVGRDGYLRVFDYKNEQLICGGKSYYGALLCCAWSMDGKYILTGGEDDLVQVWSMEERKIVAWGEGHNSWVSGVAFDSYWNAPSSDGVGENVVYRFGSVGQDTQLLLWDLEMEELVVPVRRAPGGSPTFSTGSQSSHWDNACPVGTLQPAPSMRDVPKLSPLVAHRVHTEPLSGLIFTQESVLTVCREGHIKIWMRPGLSESQSSNSDSLSSTSLKEKHSISGKVAGSSYK